One Crocosphaera sp. UHCC 0190 DNA window includes the following coding sequences:
- a CDS encoding aldehyde oxygenase (deformylating): protein MQELALRSELDFNSDTYKDAYSRINAIVIEGEQEAHQNYIEMAKLLPEDEEELIRLSKMENRHKKGFQACGKNLDVTPDMAYAQEFFARLHENFQTAKAEGQIVTCLLIQSLIIEAFAIAAYNIYIPVADPFARKITEGVVKDEYTHLNFGEVWLQKHFEDSKAELEQANKDNLPIVWKMLNEVENDAEVLGMEKEALVEDFMISYGEALSNIGFSTREIMKMSSYGLRAA, encoded by the coding sequence ATGCAAGAGCTTGCTTTACGCTCAGAGCTTGACTTTAACAGCGACACCTATAAAGATGCTTACAGTCGCATCAATGCCATTGTCATTGAAGGTGAGCAAGAAGCTCATCAAAACTACATTGAGATGGCCAAACTGCTACCCGAAGACGAAGAGGAGTTAATTCGTCTCTCTAAGATGGAAAATCGTCATAAAAAAGGGTTTCAAGCTTGTGGTAAAAATTTAGATGTTACCCCTGATATGGCTTATGCTCAGGAATTTTTCGCTCGACTACACGAAAATTTCCAAACCGCTAAAGCCGAGGGCCAAATTGTCACCTGTTTACTCATTCAATCTCTGATTATCGAAGCCTTTGCGATCGCTGCTTATAATATTTATATTCCCGTGGCTGATCCCTTTGCGCGGAAAATCACTGAAGGGGTAGTCAAAGATGAATATACTCACCTCAACTTTGGGGAAGTTTGGTTACAAAAACATTTTGAAGACTCGAAAGCCGAGTTAGAACAAGCTAACAAAGATAACTTACCCATCGTTTGGAAAATGCTCAATGAGGTGGAAAACGATGCCGAAGTCTTAGGCATGGAAAAAGAGGCTTTAGTGGAAGACTTCATGATCAGCTATGGAGAAGCTTTAAGCAATATCGGTTTCTCTACCCGCGAAATCATGAAAATGTCCTCCTATGGGTTACGCGCTGCTTAA
- a CDS encoding HAD-IA family hydrolase, with protein sequence MQQPKVIFFDAVGTLFGVKGSVGEVYSYLASTVGVKCSSDLLEIAFFKSFKMSPPLAFPGIDIMAVSELEYQWWYQVAYDTFTEVDVIDQFADFDSFFQQVYDYFVTPHPWFLYTDVFPALKHWQQKGIELAIISNFDTRIYEVLDLFCLSEFFTTITISSTTGTAKPHPNIFLKALEKHQCQPQEAWHIGDSKKEDYDGAKAVGIQAFLLERNDDKIESESIINSMEMLI encoded by the coding sequence ATGCAACAACCTAAAGTGATTTTTTTTGATGCTGTTGGTACATTATTTGGGGTTAAGGGAAGTGTGGGAGAGGTGTATAGTTATCTTGCTTCTACAGTCGGAGTAAAATGTTCATCTGATTTGTTAGAAATAGCTTTTTTTAAAAGCTTTAAAATGTCTCCACCTTTAGCATTTCCTGGTATTGATATCATGGCGGTTTCTGAATTAGAATATCAATGGTGGTATCAGGTTGCTTATGATACTTTTACGGAAGTAGATGTTATTGATCAATTTGCTGATTTTGATAGCTTTTTTCAGCAAGTTTATGATTATTTTGTAACTCCTCATCCTTGGTTTCTCTATACTGATGTTTTTCCTGCTTTAAAACATTGGCAACAAAAAGGCATTGAGTTAGCAATTATTTCTAATTTTGATACTAGAATTTATGAGGTACTTGATCTATTTTGTTTGAGTGAATTTTTTACTACTATTACTATTTCTTCCACCACAGGAACCGCAAAACCTCATCCTAACATCTTTCTTAAAGCCTTAGAAAAACATCAGTGTCAACCCCAAGAAGCTTGGCATATTGGTGATAGTAAAAAGGAAGATTATGACGGGGCCAAAGCTGTGGGAATTCAAGCATTTTTGTTAGAAAGAAATGATGATAAAATAGAATCAGAATCTATTATTAATTCTATGGAAATGCTGATTTAA
- a CDS encoding NAD(P)/FAD-dependent oxidoreductase — protein sequence MSEQPLRICIVGGGFGGLYTALRLSQLPWEDDRTPEIILIDKSDRFLFTPLLYELITEEMQTWEISPPYEELLSNTGIRFHQGCVTGIDIDNQQIQLENHHSLHYDKLVLAMGGKTPLDSFSGVKDYAIPFRTLADAYRIKERLRLLEASQAEKIRIAIVGGGYSGVELACKLADTLGEIGRIRLIERGDKILRNSPEFNQNAAQTALEARRVYIDLETEVTQVTSDSISLAYKGQIDVIPVDLVLWTVGTQVLDLIKGLPLQQNPQGLLKITPELQIIDHPNIYALGDIADCYDQSGNRIPATAQTAFQQSDYCAWNLWASITNRPLLPFRYQPLGEMMALGIDNATLSGLGMTLDGPLAYIARRLIYLYRLPTLKHQLNVGINWITQPLIEWLSN from the coding sequence ATGAGTGAACAACCATTACGCATCTGTATTGTCGGGGGAGGGTTTGGGGGACTCTATACCGCTTTACGTCTCAGTCAGTTACCTTGGGAGGATGATCGTACCCCAGAAATTATCCTCATTGATAAAAGCGATCGCTTTTTGTTTACGCCCCTATTGTATGAATTAATTACTGAGGAGATGCAAACTTGGGAAATATCCCCCCCTTATGAGGAACTTTTAAGCAATACAGGAATTCGTTTTCATCAAGGGTGTGTTACAGGGATTGATATTGACAATCAACAGATACAATTAGAGAATCATCATAGCTTACATTATGACAAATTAGTGTTAGCAATGGGAGGAAAAACCCCCTTAGATAGTTTTAGTGGTGTCAAAGATTATGCTATTCCTTTTCGTACTTTAGCTGATGCTTATCGTATCAAAGAAAGATTGCGTTTATTAGAAGCATCTCAAGCAGAAAAAATTAGGATTGCCATTGTTGGTGGTGGTTATAGTGGGGTAGAATTAGCCTGTAAATTAGCAGATACTCTGGGAGAAATCGGAAGAATAAGGTTAATTGAACGAGGGGACAAAATTCTAAGAAACTCTCCTGAGTTTAACCAAAATGCTGCCCAAACTGCCTTAGAAGCAAGACGAGTTTATATAGACTTAGAAACGGAAGTAACTCAAGTAACTTCAGATAGCATTTCTTTAGCTTATAAAGGTCAAATTGATGTCATTCCTGTTGACTTGGTATTATGGACGGTAGGAACCCAAGTATTAGATTTGATTAAAGGTTTACCCCTCCAACAAAATCCACAAGGTTTATTAAAAATTACGCCAGAATTGCAGATAATTGATCATCCTAATATTTATGCTTTGGGTGATATTGCTGACTGTTATGATCAATCAGGAAACAGAATTCCTGCAACTGCACAAACCGCATTTCAACAGTCTGATTATTGTGCTTGGAATTTGTGGGCATCAATTACTAATCGTCCCCTCTTACCTTTCCGTTATCAACCATTAGGAGAAATGATGGCATTAGGAATTGATAATGCGACTTTATCTGGTTTAGGGATGACATTGGATGGCCCCTTAGCTTATATTGCTAGAAGGTTGATTTATTTGTATCGTTTACCTACCTTAAAACATCAATTAAATGTAGGGATTAATTGGATTACACAACCCTTAATTGAATGGTTATCAAACTAA
- a CDS encoding DUF5678 domain-containing protein — translation MSHSPSKEQTEKIIKWLNTNRQMVLDLYKNQYIAYNEEGIISHGENLQDVLDIANASEQKYLIYVVPPHRCSLQILPIHSRFNIEFRQAEEKIIFTWRN, via the coding sequence ATGTCTCATTCACCGTCAAAAGAACAAACGGAGAAAATTATTAAATGGTTAAATACTAACCGTCAAATGGTCTTAGATTTATATAAAAATCAATATATTGCTTACAATGAGGAAGGGATTATTAGTCATGGTGAAAATTTACAAGATGTTTTAGATATTGCTAATGCTTCAGAACAAAAATATTTAATTTATGTTGTTCCTCCTCATCGTTGTTCTCTTCAGATTTTACCGATTCATTCTCGTTTTAATATAGAATTTAGACAAGCAGAAGAAAAAATTATTTTTACTTGGCGTAATTAA
- a CDS encoding long-chain acyl-[acyl-carrier-protein] reductase: protein MFGLIGHLTSLEHAQSVAHALGYPEYANQGLDFWCSAPPQIVDHFHVTSVTGQTIEGKYVESCFLPEMLVNRRIKAAIRKILNAMALAQKNEINITALGGFSSIIFEEFNLKDNSQVRNVSLEFDRFTTGNTHTAYVICRQVEQASAKLGIDLSQATIAVCGATGDIGSAVCRWLDRKTEVQELLLIARNQERLQGLQEELGRGKIMGLEEALPQADIIVWVASMPKGVEINPETLKKPCLIIDGGYPKNLGTKIQHPDVHILKGGIVEHSLDIDWKIMEIVSMDVPSRQMFACFAEAILLEFEQWHTNFSWGRNQITVTKMEQIGEASVKHGFQPLLSW from the coding sequence ATGTTTGGTCTGATCGGTCATCTTACAAGTTTAGAACACGCCCAGTCCGTCGCTCATGCTCTTGGCTATCCTGAATATGCCAATCAAGGTCTTGATTTCTGGTGTTCAGCCCCACCGCAAATCGTTGATCATTTCCATGTTACCAGTGTGACAGGACAAACGATTGAAGGAAAATATGTTGAATCCTGTTTTTTGCCAGAAATGCTGGTAAACCGACGGATTAAAGCAGCCATTCGCAAAATCTTGAATGCGATGGCCTTGGCCCAGAAAAACGAGATTAATATTACGGCATTGGGGGGATTTTCTTCAATTATTTTTGAAGAATTTAACCTCAAAGATAACAGCCAAGTACGGAATGTGTCTCTAGAGTTTGATCGCTTTACCACTGGCAATACTCACACTGCTTATGTGATCTGTCGTCAGGTAGAGCAAGCATCAGCTAAACTAGGAATTGACTTATCTCAGGCCACTATTGCGGTTTGTGGGGCAACGGGAGACATTGGCAGTGCAGTCTGTCGTTGGTTGGATCGCAAAACGGAAGTTCAGGAACTTTTGTTAATTGCCCGTAATCAAGAGCGTTTACAAGGATTACAGGAAGAGTTAGGACGGGGCAAAATTATGGGCTTAGAGGAGGCTTTACCCCAAGCTGATATTATTGTTTGGGTGGCTAGTATGCCCAAAGGGGTAGAAATTAACCCTGAAACTTTAAAGAAACCCTGTTTAATTATTGATGGGGGTTATCCCAAGAATTTAGGTACAAAAATTCAACATCCTGATGTTCATATTCTCAAGGGGGGAATTGTTGAACATTCTTTAGATATTGACTGGAAAATCATGGAAATTGTCAGTATGGATGTTCCTTCTCGTCAGATGTTTGCCTGTTTTGCTGAAGCTATTTTATTAGAGTTTGAACAATGGCATACTAATTTTTCTTGGGGACGTAATCAAATTACTGTGACTAAAATGGAACAAATAGGAGAAGCGTCTGTTAAGCATGGGTTTCAACCTTTGTTAAGTTGGTAA
- a CDS encoding NAD(P)-dependent oxidoreductase yields MKKLLVTGASGFLGYNLCQYAQQNWQVYGTFYSHQININNVKSVKVDVTNFIDLQEIFNEIKPDAGIHLAAASKPNYCQNNPEDAYKINVTASLNIAQLCADLNIPCVFTSTDLVFDGLNSPYKETDLVSPISYYGEQKVKAEQGMLEIYPKTVICRMPLMFGIPSPYGESFIQFFLKTFREGKALSLFTDEYRTPVSGLTAAKGLLLALETLEGDILHLGGKERVSRYEFGCLMAEIFDFSQDLITPCLQKDVTMSAPRSPDTSLDSSKAFKLGYNTLSIKEELEQLKGKI; encoded by the coding sequence ATGAAAAAGCTTTTAGTAACAGGTGCCAGTGGGTTTTTAGGCTATAATCTTTGTCAATATGCTCAACAAAATTGGCAAGTTTATGGTACTTTTTATTCTCATCAAATTAATATTAATAATGTAAAATCTGTCAAGGTTGATGTTACAAATTTTATTGATTTGCAAGAAATATTTAATGAAATAAAACCTGATGCAGGGATTCATTTAGCGGCAGCATCAAAACCCAATTATTGTCAAAATAATCCTGAAGATGCTTATAAAATTAATGTTACTGCTTCTTTAAATATTGCTCAATTATGCGCTGATCTCAATATTCCTTGTGTTTTTACTTCAACGGATTTAGTTTTTGATGGTTTAAATTCACCCTATAAAGAAACTGATCTGGTTTCACCTATTAGTTATTATGGGGAACAAAAAGTTAAAGCAGAACAAGGAATGTTAGAAATTTATCCCAAAACTGTGATCTGTAGAATGCCATTAATGTTTGGTATTCCTTCACCCTATGGAGAGAGTTTTATTCAATTCTTTTTGAAGACATTTAGGGAAGGTAAAGCATTAAGTTTATTTACCGATGAATATCGCACCCCCGTGAGTGGTTTAACTGCCGCTAAAGGGCTATTGTTAGCCTTAGAAACCTTAGAAGGAGACATCTTACATTTAGGGGGAAAAGAAAGGGTTTCTCGTTATGAATTTGGCTGTTTAATGGCAGAGATATTTGATTTTTCTCAAGATTTAATTACTCCCTGTTTACAAAAAGATGTAACCATGTCTGCTCCGCGATCGCCGGATACTTCTTTAGATAGTTCCAAAGCTTTTAAGTTAGGTTATAATACCCTATCTATAAAAGAAGAATTAGAACAATTAAAAGGTAAAATTTAA